In Streptococcus oralis, a single window of DNA contains:
- the thiW gene encoding energy coupling factor transporter S component ThiW — translation MRNHRLQVHKLTILSMMIALDVVLTPIFRIEGMAPMSSVVNILAGILMGPVYALVMATVTAFIRMSTQGIPPLALTGATFGALLAGLFYKYGRKFHYSALGEILGTGIIGSIVSYPVMVLFTGSAAKLSWFIYTPRFFGATLIGTAIAFLAFRFLIKQEFFKKVQGYFFGERID, via the coding sequence ATGAGAAACCACCGACTTCAAGTTCACAAATTAACTATTTTATCCATGATGATTGCTCTTGACGTAGTGCTTACACCCATCTTCCGAATCGAGGGGATGGCACCAATGTCCAGTGTAGTCAACATTCTTGCAGGGATTTTGATGGGGCCTGTTTATGCCTTGGTCATGGCAACAGTCACAGCCTTTATCCGTATGTCAACTCAGGGGATTCCGCCCTTGGCCCTCACAGGAGCTACTTTTGGAGCCCTCCTTGCAGGTCTCTTTTATAAGTACGGTCGAAAATTTCACTATTCTGCCCTAGGAGAGATTTTGGGAACAGGGATTATCGGATCCATTGTTTCCTATCCTGTCATGGTTCTCTTTACGGGATCTGCGGCGAAGCTCAGCTGGTTTATCTATACTCCACGATTTTTCGGAGCGACCTTGATCGGTACAGCCATAGCTTTTCTCGCCTTTCGATTTTTAATCAAGCAGGAATTCTTTAAAAAAGTACAAGGATATTTCTTTGGTGAAAGGATAGACTGA
- a CDS encoding lactococcin 972 family bacteriocin: MKKLKKVLIISALALTATTATIAYAYRYDVEGGTWEYGYTYGINAYSDYYHSDNNHGSKVINRNNGNSAVDNADPGVWSRAWIWDVWDPATFRYNPTGWY, translated from the coding sequence ATGAAAAAATTAAAGAAAGTTTTAATTATTAGTGCTTTGGCACTTACTGCGACAACTGCAACAATCGCTTATGCCTATCGATATGATGTGGAAGGTGGTACGTGGGAATATGGTTATACTTATGGAATAAATGCTTATTCAGACTATTATCATTCTGATAATAACCATGGTTCTAAAGTTATAAATAGAAATAATGGTAATTCTGCAGTGGATAATGCTGACCCAGGTGTTTGGTCTAGAGCGTGGATTTGGGATGTTTGGGATCCAGCTACTTTCCGCTATAACCCTACCGGTTGGTATTGA
- a CDS encoding hydroxyethylthiazole kinase, with amino-acid sequence MQEFTNPFPLASSSLIHCITNEISCEMLANGILALGSKPVMADDPREVLDFTKQSQALFINLGHLSAEKEKAIRMAASYANQACLPMVVDAVGVSASSIRKDLVTDLLEYKPTVLKGNMSEIRSLVGLKHHGVGVDASHKDQETEDLLQALKDWCQTYPGMSFLVTGPKDLIVSENQVAILGNGCDELDWITGTGDLVGALTAVFLSQGKIAFEASCLAVSYLNISAERIVVQGMGLEDFRFQTLNQLSLLKRDENWLEAIKGDFYE; translated from the coding sequence ATGCAGGAATTTACAAATCCCTTTCCTCTAGCCTCTAGCTCCTTGATTCACTGCATTACCAATGAGATTTCCTGTGAGATGTTAGCCAATGGCATTCTAGCTCTGGGATCTAAACCTGTCATGGCAGATGATCCCCGTGAGGTCCTTGATTTTACCAAACAAAGCCAGGCTCTCTTTATCAATCTAGGGCATTTGTCAGCTGAGAAGGAGAAAGCAATCCGCATGGCAGCTTCTTATGCAAATCAAGCTTGTCTACCAATGGTAGTAGATGCGGTTGGTGTATCAGCGTCATCCATTCGTAAGGATCTAGTCACAGATCTTTTAGAATACAAGCCCACAGTCCTTAAAGGAAATATGTCGGAAATCCGAAGTCTTGTTGGTTTAAAGCACCACGGAGTTGGAGTTGATGCTAGCCATAAGGATCAAGAAACTGAGGACCTGCTTCAAGCCTTGAAAGACTGGTGTCAGACCTATCCTGGTATGTCATTTTTAGTCACTGGCCCCAAGGACCTCATTGTTTCGGAGAATCAGGTTGCAATATTGGGAAATGGCTGTGACGAATTAGACTGGATAACAGGGACAGGAGACTTGGTTGGAGCCTTGACCGCCGTTTTTCTCAGTCAAGGAAAGATCGCATTTGAAGCTTCTTGCCTAGCAGTTTCTTATCTCAATATCTCTGCTGAGAGAATAGTTGTTCAAGGAATGGGATTGGAAGATTTCCGCTTTCAAACTCTCAATCAGCTCTCTCTTCTAAAAAGAGACGAAAATTGGCTAGAAGCCATCAAAGGAGACTTTTATGAATAG
- the thiD gene encoding bifunctional hydroxymethylpyrimidine kinase/phosphomethylpyrimidine kinase yields MTYLPVALTIAGTDPSGGAGIMADLKSFQARDVYGMAVVTSLVAQNTRGVQLIEHVSNKMLEAQLESVFSDIKPQAVKTGMLATTEIMEIIQPYLKKLDCPYVLDPVMVATSGDTLIDSSARDYLKTNLLPLATIITPNLPEAEEIVGFSIHDPEDMQRAGRLIIKEFGPQSVVIKGGHLEGGAKDFLFTKDEQFVWESPRIQTCHTHGTGCTFAAVITAELAKGRSLYQAVYKAKAFITKAIQDAPQLGHGSGPVNHTSFKD; encoded by the coding sequence ATGACTTATTTACCCGTTGCTCTAACCATTGCAGGGACTGACCCTAGTGGCGGTGCTGGCATTATGGCTGATTTAAAGTCATTCCAAGCTAGAGATGTCTATGGAATGGCCGTTGTGACCAGTCTTGTCGCTCAAAATACCAGAGGCGTTCAATTAATCGAGCACGTCTCCAACAAAATGCTGGAAGCTCAATTGGAAAGTGTCTTTTCGGATATCAAGCCTCAGGCTGTAAAAACAGGGATGTTGGCAACTACTGAGATCATGGAAATCATCCAACCCTATCTTAAAAAACTGGACTGTCCCTATGTGCTGGACCCTGTCATGGTCGCTACGAGTGGGGACACCCTGATTGATTCCAGTGCCAGAGACTACCTAAAAACAAATCTGCTTCCCCTTGCTACCATTATCACGCCCAATCTTCCTGAGGCAGAAGAGATTGTTGGTTTTTCAATCCATGACCCCGAAGACATGCAGCGTGCTGGTCGCCTGATTATAAAAGAATTTGGTCCTCAGTCCGTTGTTATCAAAGGTGGCCATCTTGAAGGTGGTGCCAAGGATTTCCTCTTTACCAAGGATGAACAATTTGTCTGGGAAAGTCCACGAATTCAAACTTGTCACACCCATGGTACTGGATGTACCTTTGCTGCTGTGATTACGGCTGAACTAGCCAAGGGCAGAAGTCTTTACCAGGCAGTTTATAAGGCCAAGGCCTTTATCACAAAAGCCATCCAAGACGCTCCTCAACTCGGTCATGGTTCTGGCCCAGTCAACCATACAAGCTTTAAAGATTAA
- a CDS encoding energy-coupling factor transporter transmembrane component T: protein MIKVATQTPIISLFLLILSLETSFLPSIALNLSVVAFCILFMLYYRRFKMLAWMLVLAILPSFANYWAVQLHGDASQAVMLGTRAFVTVCIGLVFVSSISLKELLLYLAQKGLSRSWAYALIVVFNAFPLIQQEIKSLKEACLLRGQKLHVWSPLIYSKVLMTVFRWRHLYLRALSAHGYDEHVHLENSYRTFYISQRTKLIYLLFFLLLQTSLFL, encoded by the coding sequence ATGATCAAAGTAGCAACTCAGACACCGATTATTAGTCTTTTCTTGCTGATTTTATCCTTGGAAACATCTTTCCTTCCTTCGATTGCTCTTAATCTCTCGGTAGTCGCATTTTGCATTCTCTTTATGCTCTACTACCGTCGATTTAAAATGTTGGCTTGGATGCTTGTGCTCGCCATTTTACCATCTTTTGCTAATTACTGGGCAGTACAGTTACATGGGGATGCTTCGCAGGCAGTCATGCTTGGAACGAGGGCTTTTGTGACGGTTTGTATCGGCCTTGTCTTTGTTTCTAGTATTTCCCTAAAAGAGCTTCTCTTGTACTTGGCTCAAAAGGGGTTATCGCGTTCTTGGGCCTATGCCTTAATTGTAGTATTCAATGCCTTTCCCCTCATTCAACAAGAAATCAAGTCCCTCAAGGAAGCTTGCTTATTGCGTGGTCAAAAATTGCATGTTTGGTCGCCCTTGATTTACAGTAAGGTTCTGATGACGGTCTTTAGATGGCGCCATCTTTACCTGAGAGCTCTATCTGCTCACGGATATGACGAACATGTTCATTTGGAGAATAGCTATCGGACTTTTTATATTTCTCAGAGGACAAAATTGATCTACCTACTTTTCTTTTTATTGCTTCAAACCAGTTTATTTCTATAA
- the spxB gene encoding pyruvate oxidase, translated as MTQGKITASAAMLNVLKTWGVDTIYGIPSGTLSSLMDALAEDKDIRFLQVRHEETGALAAVMQAKFGGSIGVAVGSGGPGATHLINGVYDAAMDNTPFLAILGSRPVNELNMDAFQELNQNPMYNGIAVYNKRVAYAEQLPKVIDEACRAAVSKKGPAVVEIPVNFGFQEIDENSYYGSGSYERSFIAPALNEVEIDKAVEILNNAERPVIYAGYGGVKAGEVITELSRKIKAPIITTGKNFEAFEWNYEGLTGSAYRVGWKPANEVVFEADTVLFLGSNFPFAEVYEAFKNTEKFIQVDIDPYKLGKRHALDASILGDAGQAAKAILDKVNPVESTPWWRANVKNNQNWRDYMNKLEGKTEGELQLYQVYNAINKHADQDAIYSIDVGDTTQTSTRHLHMTPKNMWRTSPLFATMGIALPGGIAAKKDNPDRQVWNIMGDGAFNMCYPDVITNVQYDLPVINVVFSNGKYAFIKDKYEDTNKHLFGCDFPNADYAKIAEAQGAVGFTVNRIEDIDAVVAEAVKLNKEGKTVVIDAHITPHRPLPVEVLELDPKQHSEEAIKAFKEKYEAEELVPFRLFLEEEGLQSRAIK; from the coding sequence ATGACTCAAGGGAAAATTACTGCATCTGCAGCAATGCTCAACGTATTGAAAACATGGGGCGTAGACACTATCTACGGTATCCCATCAGGAACACTCAGCTCACTCATGGATGCTTTGGCTGAAGACAAAGATATCCGCTTCTTGCAAGTTCGCCACGAAGAAACAGGTGCTCTTGCAGCGGTCATGCAAGCTAAATTTGGCGGCTCAATCGGGGTTGCAGTTGGTTCAGGTGGTCCAGGTGCGACTCACTTGATTAACGGTGTTTACGATGCAGCTATGGATAACACTCCATTCCTTGCTATCCTTGGATCACGTCCGGTTAACGAATTGAACATGGATGCCTTCCAAGAATTGAACCAAAACCCAATGTACAACGGTATCGCTGTTTACAACAAACGCGTAGCTTACGCAGAGCAATTACCAAAAGTTATTGACGAAGCTTGCCGTGCTGCCGTTTCTAAAAAAGGTCCAGCCGTTGTTGAAATTCCAGTAAACTTTGGTTTCCAAGAAATTGACGAAAACTCATACTACGGATCAGGTTCATATGAGCGCTCATTCATCGCTCCAGCTTTGAACGAAGTTGAAATCGACAAAGCTGTTGAAATCTTGAACAATGCTGAACGTCCAGTGATCTACGCTGGTTACGGTGGTGTTAAAGCTGGTGAAGTAATCACTGAATTGTCACGTAAAATCAAAGCACCAATCATCACAACTGGTAAAAACTTTGAAGCCTTTGAATGGAACTATGAAGGTTTGACAGGTTCTGCTTACCGTGTTGGTTGGAAACCAGCCAACGAAGTTGTCTTTGAAGCAGATACCGTTCTTTTCCTTGGTTCAAACTTCCCATTTGCTGAAGTTTACGAAGCCTTCAAGAATACTGAGAAATTCATTCAAGTCGATATCGACCCTTACAAACTTGGTAAACGTCATGCCCTTGACGCTTCTATTCTTGGTGACGCAGGCCAAGCAGCGAAAGCAATCCTTGACAAAGTAAACCCAGTAGAATCTACTCCATGGTGGCGTGCAAACGTTAAGAACAACCAAAACTGGCGTGATTACATGAACAAACTCGAAGGTAAAACTGAGGGTGAATTGCAATTGTACCAAGTTTACAATGCAATCAACAAACATGCTGATCAAGATGCTATCTACTCAATCGACGTAGGTGACACTACTCAAACATCTACTCGTCACCTTCACATGACACCTAAGAACATGTGGCGTACATCTCCACTCTTTGCGACAATGGGTATTGCCCTTCCTGGTGGTATCGCTGCTAAGAAAGACAATCCTGATCGCCAAGTATGGAACATCATGGGTGACGGTGCATTCAACATGTGCTACCCAGACGTGATCACAAACGTTCAATACGACCTTCCAGTTATCAACGTTGTCTTCTCAAATGGTAAATATGCCTTCATCAAGGACAAATACGAAGACACAAACAAACACTTGTTTGGTTGTGACTTCCCTAATGCTGACTATGCGAAAATCGCTGAAGCGCAAGGTGCTGTAGGGTTCACTGTGAACCGTATCGAAGATATCGATGCAGTTGTTGCAGAAGCTGTTAAATTGAACAAAGAAGGTAAAACTGTTGTTATCGATGCTCACATCACTCCACATCGTCCACTTCCAGTAGAAGTACTTGAACTCGATCCAAAACAACACTCAGAAGAAGCGATTAAAGCCTTCAAGGAAAAATACGAAGCAGAAGAACTCGTACCATTCCGTCTCTTCTTGGAAGAAGAAGGTTTGCAATCACGCGCAATCAAATAA
- the thiE gene encoding thiamine phosphate synthase: protein MNREALRLYLVTNRYQDSLENFLEKVETACRSGVTIIQLREKNLTTNQYYQLAKQVKEITDAYQVPLIIDDRLDVCLAVDAAGLHIGDDELPVSVARKVLGPEKILGVTAKTVKRALEAETWGADYLGTGAIFPTTTKENAPITLISTLKTICQTVAIPVVAIGGLTSENIDQLIGTGIAGVAVVRDLMQAEDIEAKAHAFLTKLDDMIS, encoded by the coding sequence ATGAATAGAGAAGCACTTAGACTGTATCTAGTAACCAATCGCTACCAAGATTCCTTGGAAAACTTTCTTGAAAAAGTCGAGACGGCCTGCCGTTCAGGTGTTACCATCATCCAACTACGAGAAAAAAATCTCACTACCAATCAATACTATCAACTGGCCAAACAAGTCAAGGAAATAACAGACGCCTATCAGGTGCCCTTGATTATCGATGATCGTTTGGATGTTTGTCTAGCAGTCGATGCAGCAGGTCTGCATATCGGCGACGATGAACTACCGGTTTCGGTTGCCCGCAAAGTCTTGGGGCCTGAAAAAATCCTCGGTGTTACTGCTAAAACAGTAAAAAGGGCTCTTGAGGCGGAAACATGGGGTGCGGATTACTTGGGAACAGGAGCCATTTTCCCGACTACGACCAAAGAAAATGCACCTATCACCCTGATTTCAACCTTGAAAACAATTTGCCAAACGGTCGCCATTCCAGTGGTTGCTATCGGAGGATTGACGTCAGAGAATATTGACCAACTTATCGGCACGGGTATAGCTGGAGTAGCAGTCGTACGTGATTTGATGCAGGCAGAAGATATTGAGGCAAAAGCACATGCCTTTTTAACAAAGCTGGATGACATGATTTCCTAA
- a CDS encoding heavy metal translocating P-type ATPase — translation MTEIVKASLENGVQKIRITADKGYHPAHIQLQKGIPAEITFHRVTPSNCYKEILFEEEGILEPIGVDEEKTIRFTPQELGQHEFSCGMKMQKGSYTVVEKTRKSLSLLQRFWITSIFTVPLVILMIGMSTGGISHQVMRWGTFLATTPIMLVAGVPYIRSAWASFKKHNSNMDTLVALGTLVAYFYSLVALFTGLPVYFESAAFILFFILLGAVFEEKMRKNTSQAVEKLLDLQAKTAEVLRDDVYVQIPLEQVKVGDLIRVRPGEKIAVDGTVIEGETSIDESMVTGESIPVDKSVGDAVIGSTINNSGTIIFRAEKVGSETMLAQIVDFVKKAQTSRAPIQDLTDKISGIFVPAVVILGLLTFWIWFVFLGESFVTSLLYGVAVLIIACPCALGLATPTALMVGTGRSAKMGILLKNGTVLQEIQKVQTVVFDKTGTLTEGKPVVTDVIGDEGEVLSLAASLEDVSQHPLAQAIVNRASELGISLHPVENFQALHGKGVTGIINGKQVLLGNAKLLADLAIPHDYQERFDLLEKEAKTVVFLSVDGQLKGLIALQDVPKENAKEAIAKLKKRGLRTVMLTGDNAGVAHAIAEQIGIEEVIANVLPEEKAHEIHKLQKNGKLAFVGDGINDAPALSVADVGIAMGSGTDIAIESADLVLTTNNLLGLARAFDMSKKTFNRILLNLFWASIYNLIGIPIAAGVFSGIGLVLNPELAGLAMAFSSVSVLISSLMLNVTKID, via the coding sequence ATGACTGAAATTGTAAAAGCAAGTCTTGAAAATGGTGTTCAAAAAATCCGTATCACGGCAGACAAAGGCTACCATCCAGCCCACATTCAACTGCAAAAAGGGATTCCTGCTGAGATTACCTTTCATCGTGTGACACCTTCAAACTGTTATAAAGAGATTCTCTTCGAAGAAGAAGGAATTCTAGAACCAATCGGTGTGGATGAAGAGAAGACAATTCGTTTTACACCTCAAGAGTTAGGCCAACATGAATTTTCATGTGGCATGAAGATGCAAAAGGGGAGTTATACCGTAGTTGAGAAGACTCGAAAATCTCTATCACTTTTACAACGTTTTTGGATTACTAGTATCTTTACTGTGCCTCTTGTGATTCTTATGATTGGGATGTCTACAGGAGGAATTAGTCACCAAGTCATGCGTTGGGGCACCTTTTTAGCCACAACCCCCATTATGCTGGTAGCTGGAGTTCCATATATCAGAAGCGCTTGGGCTAGTTTTAAAAAGCACAATTCCAACATGGATACCTTGGTTGCTCTGGGAACCCTAGTGGCCTATTTCTATAGCTTAGTTGCCCTCTTCACTGGTCTGCCCGTTTACTTTGAAAGTGCTGCATTTATCCTCTTCTTCATTCTTTTGGGAGCAGTTTTTGAGGAAAAAATGCGAAAAAATACTTCGCAGGCAGTCGAAAAATTATTAGACCTACAAGCAAAAACAGCAGAGGTTTTGCGTGATGATGTTTATGTTCAAATACCTCTAGAACAAGTCAAAGTTGGGGATCTCATTCGCGTTCGACCAGGTGAAAAAATTGCCGTTGATGGGACTGTAATAGAAGGAGAAACTAGTATTGATGAATCAATGGTAACTGGGGAAAGTATTCCAGTCGATAAATCAGTTGGAGATGCTGTCATTGGTTCAACCATCAATAATAGTGGTACGATCATTTTTAGAGCTGAAAAAGTAGGTTCTGAAACCATGTTGGCTCAGATTGTAGACTTTGTGAAGAAAGCTCAAACCAGTCGTGCTCCTATTCAAGATTTGACAGACAAGATTTCTGGAATTTTCGTACCAGCAGTTGTCATTTTAGGACTCCTTACTTTTTGGATCTGGTTTGTTTTTCTTGGTGAAAGTTTTGTAACGTCGCTTCTCTATGGTGTTGCAGTCTTGATTATTGCCTGCCCTTGTGCTCTTGGACTTGCGACACCAACAGCACTCATGGTTGGAACAGGACGAAGTGCCAAGATGGGGATTCTTCTCAAAAATGGTACAGTTCTACAGGAAATCCAAAAAGTTCAAACGGTTGTTTTTGATAAGACAGGAACCTTGACCGAAGGGAAGCCAGTAGTGACAGATGTTATCGGAGATGAAGGAGAAGTGCTAAGTTTGGCTGCTTCACTGGAAGATGTATCTCAACACCCGCTAGCTCAAGCTATTGTTAATCGTGCATCTGAACTAGGAATTAGCCTTCACCCAGTGGAAAACTTCCAAGCCTTGCATGGAAAAGGTGTGACTGGGATTATTAATGGTAAGCAAGTCTTGCTGGGGAATGCTAAGCTCTTAGCTGACCTTGCTATTCCACATGATTATCAAGAACGATTTGATTTGCTTGAGAAAGAAGCAAAAACAGTTGTCTTCCTATCCGTGGATGGTCAGTTAAAAGGCTTAATTGCCTTGCAGGATGTCCCTAAGGAAAATGCCAAAGAAGCTATTGCTAAATTGAAAAAACGTGGTCTTAGAACGGTCATGCTTACTGGAGATAATGCTGGAGTAGCCCATGCGATTGCAGAACAAATTGGTATCGAAGAAGTAATCGCAAATGTCTTGCCAGAGGAAAAGGCACATGAAATTCACAAGCTTCAAAAGAATGGGAAATTGGCCTTTGTTGGAGATGGTATCAATGATGCGCCGGCCCTCAGTGTAGCGGATGTCGGAATTGCCATGGGCTCTGGGACAGATATTGCCATTGAATCAGCAGATCTTGTCCTTACAACCAACAATTTACTAGGATTGGCACGTGCTTTTGATATGAGTAAGAAGACCTTTAATCGTATTCTACTCAATCTTTTCTGGGCTTCTATCTATAACCTCATTGGTATTCCGATTGCAGCAGGAGTCTTTTCAGGTATTGGTTTGGTGCTCAACCCAGAACTGGCTGGTCTAGCCATGGCTTTTAGTTCTGTATCTGTTTTGATTAGTTCACTCATGCTAAACGTTACTAAGATAGACTAA
- a CDS encoding CopY/TcrY family copper transport repressor, with the protein MQISDAEWQVMKIIWMQGEQTSTDLIMVLAERFDWSKSTIQTLLARLVEKECLTRKKEGKFFVYSALLTLDQSRDLLVQDIKNKVCSRRIKNLLAELIVECDFTLADLKDLEAVISKKKSSAVTEVRCNCM; encoded by the coding sequence ATGCAGATTTCAGATGCAGAATGGCAGGTCATGAAGATTATTTGGATGCAGGGGGAACAGACCAGTACGGATTTGATCATGGTTCTGGCGGAACGGTTCGACTGGTCCAAGTCGACCATTCAAACTCTTTTGGCTCGTTTGGTTGAGAAAGAGTGTCTGACAAGGAAAAAAGAAGGCAAGTTCTTTGTCTATTCAGCCCTTTTAACTTTGGATCAAAGTCGAGACTTGCTTGTCCAAGATATCAAAAACAAGGTTTGTTCTCGTAGGATTAAGAACTTGTTGGCTGAATTGATTGTGGAATGTGATTTTACTCTGGCTGACTTGAAAGACTTAGAAGCTGTGATTTCTAAGAAGAAATCAAGCGCTGTAACAGAAGTAAGATGTAATTGTATGTAA
- the tenA gene encoding thiaminase II — protein MEFTDIAMELSREAWQASFNHPFVLQLQEGTLEPSIFRYYLIQDAYYLKSFSEAYHLLADKTSNQEMKRLLKQNAQSLVEGELFIRKQFFKELGISDQEMDEQPIAPTCYHYISHIYRQFSEPNLGIAFASLLPCPWLYHDLGKALNRKPSPNPLYQQWIETYITDELEQQIKEEEELVNQLYRESNETDKQKMLEAFHISVHMEAKFWEMAYQHQTWASDLQSLEKEKK, from the coding sequence ATGGAATTTACAGATATTGCGATGGAATTATCCAGGGAAGCTTGGCAGGCTTCCTTTAACCATCCCTTTGTTTTACAGTTACAAGAGGGAACGTTAGAACCTTCTATTTTCCGCTATTACCTGATTCAGGATGCCTACTATCTGAAGTCTTTTTCAGAAGCCTATCACCTCTTGGCTGATAAGACTTCAAACCAAGAGATGAAAAGACTCTTGAAACAAAATGCCCAGAGTCTAGTGGAGGGTGAGTTGTTTATCCGCAAACAATTTTTTAAGGAATTGGGAATCAGCGACCAGGAAATGGACGAGCAACCGATTGCTCCAACCTGTTATCATTACATTTCGCATATTTATCGACAGTTTTCAGAGCCAAACCTGGGCATTGCTTTTGCTAGTTTGCTCCCATGTCCTTGGTTATACCATGATTTGGGCAAGGCACTTAATCGCAAACCATCCCCGAATCCTCTTTATCAGCAGTGGATTGAGACCTATATCACCGATGAGTTAGAACAGCAGATTAAAGAGGAAGAAGAGCTGGTCAATCAGCTCTATCGAGAAAGCAATGAGACGGACAAACAAAAAATGCTAGAGGCCTTCCACATCAGTGTCCACATGGAAGCCAAGTTTTGGGAGATGGCTTACCAACACCAAACATGGGCGAGTGATTTGCAGTCCTTAGAAAAAGAGAAGAAATAG
- a CDS encoding cupredoxin domain-containing protein, with product MLNSIVTIICIALIAFILFWFFKKPEKSEQKAQQKKGYQEIRVEVKGGYTPELIILKKSVPARIVFDRKDPSPCLDQIVFPDFGVHADLPMGEEYVVEITPEQAGEYGFSCGMNMMHGKMIVE from the coding sequence ATGTTAAATAGTATTGTAACCATTATTTGTATTGCCCTTATAGCGTTTATCTTGTTTTGGTTTTTCAAAAAGCCTGAAAAATCTGAACAAAAGGCCCAGCAAAAAAAGGGCTACCAAGAGATTCGAGTGGAAGTCAAAGGGGGCTATACGCCTGAGTTGATTATTCTTAAGAAATCAGTGCCAGCCCGTATCGTCTTTGACCGTAAGGACCCTTCACCCTGCCTAGATCAGATTGTTTTCCCAGATTTTGGGGTGCATGCGGACTTGCCTATGGGTGAAGAGTATGTAGTGGAAATCACACCTGAACAGGCTGGAGAGTATGGTTTCTCTTGTGGGATGAATATGATGCACGGTAAGATGATTGTAGAATAG
- a CDS encoding VOC family protein, which translates to MNLNQLDIIVSDVPQVCADLERILDKKADYVDNSFAQFTIGSHCLMLSQSHLVPLEKFQSGIILHIEVEDVEQNYKRLKELGADILHGPAVTDWGTESLLVKGPASLVIDFYRMK; encoded by the coding sequence ATGAATTTAAATCAATTAGATATTATCGTTTCAGATGTTCCCCAAGTCTGTGCTGACTTGGAGCGTATTTTGGATAAAAAAGCCGATTATGTTGACAACAGTTTTGCTCAGTTCACGATTGGCAGTCACTGTCTCATGTTGTCACAAAGTCATTTGGTTCCTTTGGAAAAGTTTCAGTCAGGAATCATTCTTCACATTGAGGTTGAGGATGTAGAGCAGAACTACAAACGGTTGAAAGAGCTTGGTGCCGACATTTTACACGGTCCGGCTGTAACTGATTGGGGGACAGAATCCTTGCTTGTAAAAGGTCCAGCTAGTTTAGTGATTGATTTTTATCGTATGAAATAG